In one window of Meiothermus sp. DNA:
- a CDS encoding ABC transporter permease has product MAAVATASKQKSQSTWALAWRRFRKHKAAMFSLGVVILLVLMAIFAPWIAPYSPTAQPTGDNLADYYFQGPSREHWLGTDELGRDVLSRIIYGARISLLVGFVAAFAAALLGTTLGVIAGYFSGRPLRFYAGPLAKLAGGWSPWPFAIWRVISWFLLYLLLFLVADLAWLLSGANVQALFAGTASLNNVLSLLGLVLVWGVVLFIAGWGLFGQGKLDLDIAISRFMDFMLTIPELPLLLVLSALLRDTQGAVGQWAQGVFGESASVFIIITIIVLFGWIGTGRLIRGAVLSLREQEFTTAAQALGAGETRIMFRHLVPNTLAPLIVNATLAIGGAILTEAALSFLGFGIQPPVATWGNMLTKAQEYIFTAPWLALAPGFMIFLTVLAFNYLGDGLRDALDPRSRL; this is encoded by the coding sequence ATGGCTGCTGTTGCTACTGCTTCTAAACAAAAATCCCAATCTACCTGGGCTCTGGCCTGGCGACGATTTCGCAAGCACAAGGCCGCGATGTTCTCGCTGGGGGTGGTTATTCTGCTGGTGCTGATGGCCATTTTTGCTCCCTGGATTGCGCCCTACAGCCCTACCGCCCAGCCGACAGGCGATAACCTGGCCGACTACTATTTCCAGGGGCCCTCGAGGGAGCACTGGCTGGGCACCGACGAGCTAGGCCGCGATGTGCTTTCGCGCATCATCTACGGCGCACGCATCTCCCTTCTGGTGGGGTTTGTGGCGGCTTTTGCGGCTGCCTTGTTGGGAACTACCCTGGGGGTGATTGCAGGGTATTTCTCGGGTAGACCGCTACGCTTTTACGCCGGCCCGCTGGCCAAGCTGGCAGGCGGCTGGAGCCCCTGGCCCTTTGCCATCTGGCGGGTGATTTCCTGGTTCTTGCTGTACTTGTTGTTGTTTTTGGTAGCTGATCTGGCCTGGCTACTATCAGGCGCTAATGTGCAGGCCCTTTTTGCGGGTACCGCATCCCTGAACAATGTCCTTTCTTTGCTGGGACTGGTGCTGGTTTGGGGCGTGGTGCTGTTTATTGCTGGTTGGGGGCTTTTTGGTCAGGGTAAGCTCGATCTGGACATCGCCATTTCGCGCTTCATGGACTTCATGCTGACCATCCCCGAACTTCCGCTATTGCTGGTGCTTTCGGCGCTCTTGCGCGATACCCAGGGGGCGGTGGGCCAGTGGGCTCAGGGTGTGTTTGGGGAGTCGGCCTCGGTCTTTATTATCATCACCATTATCGTGCTGTTTGGCTGGATCGGGACGGGTCGGCTGATCCGGGGGGCGGTGCTGAGCCTGCGGGAGCAAGAATTCACCACCGCCGCCCAGGCCCTGGGGGCCGGCGAGACCCGCATCATGTTCCGCCACCTGGTACCCAACACCCTGGCCCCGCTGATTGTGAACGCTACCCTGGCCATCGGGGGGGCCATTCTGACCGAGGCGGCCCTCTCTTTTCTGGGCTTTGGTATTCAGCCGCCGGTAGCCACCTGGGGCAACATGCTCACCAAGGCCCAGGAATACATTTTTACTGCGCCCTGGTTGGCGCTGGCGCCGGGTTTCATGATTTTCCTGACAGTGCTGGCCTTCAACTATCTGGGGGATGGCCTGCGGGATGCGCTCGACCCGCGCAGCAGGCTGTAA
- a CDS encoding ABC transporter permease, with product MFAYTMRRLLQMIPLLFAASVVIFTLLALQPGDPLDELRQQNPRITAEQLEQLRRAYGLDQPVYVRYFKWLGRALQGDFGQSRTYASPAGQIIFGQRLPRTLVLSGAALTLALLVAIPVGIFSAVRQYSRADYVITFFSFVGFSMPIFFLGILLLFVFAVWLPEQLPWFPKFPVQSISDFQWSQVQSGEITFLQFIGDWAFKLVLPVLALSTIQMAAWTRYMRASLLEVLNQDYVRTARAKGLGERVVLYKHALRNALIPIVTLVGLAIPGVFGGAVITETIFSYPGMGRAIFDSLVEKDYNVAMAALAFLALLTATFNLLADLMYAVVDPRIRYS from the coding sequence GTGTTTGCTTACACGATGCGCCGACTGCTGCAAATGATTCCTTTGTTGTTTGCAGCCTCCGTAGTCATTTTCACTTTGTTGGCCCTACAACCAGGAGACCCGCTGGACGAACTGCGCCAGCAGAACCCCCGCATCACCGCCGAGCAACTGGAACAATTGCGCCGGGCCTATGGCCTCGATCAGCCCGTTTATGTCCGCTATTTCAAGTGGCTTGGGCGGGCCCTGCAGGGCGACTTTGGTCAGTCCCGCACCTACGCTTCTCCGGCGGGACAGATTATTTTCGGTCAGCGCTTGCCCCGCACCCTGGTGCTTTCGGGCGCAGCTTTGACCCTGGCCTTGCTGGTGGCTATACCAGTAGGCATATTTTCGGCAGTGCGGCAGTACAGCCGGGCCGATTATGTCATCACCTTTTTCTCGTTCGTGGGGTTCTCCATGCCCATCTTTTTTCTGGGCATCCTGCTGTTGTTTGTGTTTGCGGTGTGGCTGCCCGAACAATTGCCATGGTTTCCCAAGTTTCCCGTGCAAAGCATCTCCGACTTCCAGTGGTCGCAGGTGCAAAGCGGCGAGATTACCTTCTTGCAGTTCATCGGCGATTGGGCCTTTAAGCTGGTTTTGCCTGTACTGGCCCTTTCTACCATCCAGATGGCTGCCTGGACACGCTATATGCGGGCGAGCTTGCTCGAGGTCTTGAACCAGGACTACGTGCGTACCGCGCGGGCCAAAGGCTTGGGCGAGCGCGTGGTACTCTACAAGCATGCCCTGCGCAATGCCCTCATTCCCATCGTAACCCTGGTGGGCCTGGCCATTCCTGGGGTATTTGGGGGCGCGGTCATTACCGAGACCATCTTCTCCTATCCGGGCATGGGCCGAGCTATTTTCGACTCGCTGGTGGAAAAAGACTACAACGTGGCCATGGCCGCACTGGCCTTCCTGGCCTTGCTCACCGCAACCTTTAACCTGCTGGCCGACTTGATGTATGCGGTGGTGGATCCCCGCATCCGCTATAGTTAG
- a CDS encoding peptide ABC transporter substrate-binding protein, which translates to MKRKLIALMVLGGMALAGPQDNSLIIGAAQEPRVLAGDVVNAISNQSIKFEIENFLFAPIVQTNRDLDVIPVVVTEVPTAQNNRLRFVSVRPGVRRLELDYTIRPDAVWSDGRPISTEDVALYFEMGKTKGVPSTNIDFFDRATLRVRDARNFTVSLEPAYFYDLDINQVYYAPNHIMRAEWDKAKAAAAQTTDTARQAEIFRNFFTQFSNPQYLSSGRMVYSGPFTLTRWVPGSTIEMQRNPRFWIKPPGGEDKYVQRVVYRIIQNTNSLLVAILGGGIDAASSVSISFDQGRSKQLTSRAPGRFEIWSVPTPFFEHLEINQFTNVQRVKDLQLDNVKTRQALIYAMNREGITKAFFDGLYTVSHTWVAPQNPMFNPNVTKYPYNPERARQLLAELGWRPGPDGILQRTVDGRTVRFEIEWATTAGNQVRERIQQFVAENYRQVGIAVRINNAPSAVVLGAQYRARAQEGTWTGFLHFAFSMGQADDGVRSACRDEEGKVVYVPTRENGFRGLNFGGWCNEEFDRLRNQAVLEFDVNRRKQIFARMQEIWASEVAMIPLYFQSDARVYRVGLLNYTSSTFANSAYPTIEPWLIGWQSRGAQKVYDQAKYGQPIK; encoded by the coding sequence ATGAAACGGAAGCTCATTGCGCTGATGGTTTTAGGTGGAATGGCCCTGGCTGGCCCGCAAGACAACAGCCTGATCATTGGGGCAGCCCAGGAGCCCCGGGTGCTGGCCGGGGACGTAGTTAATGCCATCTCCAACCAGTCCATCAAGTTCGAGATCGAAAACTTTTTGTTTGCCCCCATTGTGCAGACCAACCGCGACCTGGATGTGATTCCGGTGGTGGTGACGGAAGTGCCCACTGCCCAGAACAATCGCCTGCGCTTTGTGAGCGTGCGTCCGGGGGTGCGGCGCCTCGAGCTCGATTACACCATCCGTCCCGATGCGGTCTGGTCGGACGGACGGCCCATCAGCACCGAGGATGTGGCGCTTTACTTCGAGATGGGCAAGACCAAAGGGGTGCCCTCTACTAACATAGACTTTTTCGACCGGGCCACCCTGCGGGTGCGCGACGCGCGCAACTTCACGGTGAGCCTCGAGCCGGCCTACTTCTACGACCTGGACATCAACCAGGTCTACTACGCTCCCAACCACATCATGCGAGCAGAGTGGGACAAAGCCAAAGCGGCAGCGGCTCAGACCACCGATACCGCGCGCCAGGCCGAGATTTTCCGCAACTTCTTTACTCAGTTTTCCAACCCACAGTACCTGAGTAGTGGGCGGATGGTCTACTCGGGCCCCTTCACCCTGACCCGCTGGGTACCCGGCAGCACCATCGAGATGCAGCGGAACCCGCGTTTCTGGATCAAGCCCCCCGGTGGCGAGGACAAGTATGTCCAGCGTGTGGTTTACCGCATCATTCAGAACACCAACTCGCTTTTGGTGGCCATTCTGGGCGGGGGGATTGACGCGGCCTCGAGTGTCTCCATCTCCTTTGACCAGGGGCGCAGCAAGCAGCTCACCAGCCGCGCACCAGGCCGCTTCGAGATCTGGTCGGTGCCCACGCCCTTCTTCGAACACCTGGAGATCAACCAGTTCACCAATGTGCAGCGGGTCAAAGATCTGCAACTCGACAACGTCAAGACCCGCCAGGCCCTGATATACGCCATGAACCGCGAGGGCATTACCAAAGCCTTCTTCGATGGGCTGTATACGGTTTCGCACACCTGGGTGGCGCCGCAGAACCCCATGTTCAACCCGAACGTGACCAAGTACCCCTACAACCCCGAGCGGGCCCGTCAACTGCTGGCCGAGCTGGGCTGGCGCCCTGGGCCGGACGGCATCCTGCAACGGACTGTAGACGGTCGAACCGTACGCTTCGAAATCGAATGGGCCACCACCGCTGGCAACCAGGTGCGCGAGCGTATCCAACAGTTTGTGGCCGAGAACTACCGCCAGGTAGGCATTGCGGTGCGCATCAACAACGCGCCCAGCGCAGTGGTTCTGGGGGCACAGTACCGGGCCCGGGCCCAGGAGGGCACCTGGACGGGCTTCTTGCACTTCGCTTTCAGTATGGGCCAGGCCGACGATGGGGTACGCTCGGCCTGTCGGGACGAAGAGGGCAAGGTGGTGTATGTGCCTACCCGCGAAAATGGCTTCCGGGGCCTGAACTTTGGCGGTTGGTGCAACGAAGAGTTCGATCGCCTGCGCAACCAGGCGGTGCTCGAGTTTGATGTGAACCGCCGCAAGCAAATCTTCGCTCGCATGCAGGAAATCTGGGCCAGCGAAGTGGCCATGATCCCTTTGTACTTCCAGTCCGATGCGCGGGTTTACCGGGTAGGGTTGCTCAACTACACCTCTTCTACCTTCGCTAACTCCGCCTACCCCACCATTGAGCCCTGGCTGATTGGCTGGCAGTCCAGAGGGGCCCAGAAGGTCTACGACCAGGCCAAGTACGGCCAACCCATCAAGTAA
- a CDS encoding peptide ABC transporter substrate-binding protein, translating to MNRYSKIVALGLTLVAGAALAGPADNSLVVGASQEPRVLGGDFLNVISNQSIKVEIENYLFAPLIVQNLRAENEAVLATEVPTLANRRLRVTDIGGGKRRLEIDITLKPNLRWSDGDPLDTDDFAFYFEVGKAKGMALNNPDYWERVNLRVRDKQNMTVIFEPAYYYDTYGSPIGYAPVHKMGPEWEKVKAAAAPLNPDRDAQRLNELYRNFFQQFSSNQAINAGRMVYSGPFRVQRWVSNSSIELVRNPNFNAITPQGGANNYVQRVIYRIIQNTNSLLVAILGGGIDATSTVGISADQARSKQLTSRAAGRFDIWAIPGAIWEHIDINKFTNVQKVRDLTLDDKRTRQALLHAINRDAWVQAFFDGAEPVSHTWVAPSNPLFNPNVKKYEYNPARARELLAQVGWRPGPDGILQRTVDGRTVRFELDWVTTAGNAIRERTQQLFIEQWRQVGIAVKTANAPSAVVFADDFIQRAEEGKWVFFMFAWVSSLAEDGNLFQFKNLNTGAQLVPSKENNYAGQNIGNWRNDEFDRLTSQGVLEFDEARRKQLFARAQEIWADELPALPLRFRSNFLVVRNGLVNYVASTYSGGNGYPGWNAWEIGWASRGAAKRHDQAQAGGIAIK from the coding sequence ATGAATCGTTACAGCAAGATTGTTGCACTGGGTCTAACTTTGGTGGCCGGTGCAGCCCTGGCCGGCCCGGCGGACAACAGCCTGGTTGTGGGGGCATCCCAAGAACCGCGGGTGCTGGGGGGCGATTTCTTGAACGTGATCTCCAACCAGTCCATCAAGGTGGAGATCGAGAACTACCTTTTCGCACCCCTAATTGTGCAAAACCTGCGGGCCGAAAACGAAGCTGTGCTGGCTACCGAGGTGCCTACCCTGGCCAACCGCCGCCTGCGGGTGACCGATATTGGCGGTGGTAAGCGTCGCCTCGAGATCGACATTACCCTGAAGCCCAACCTGCGCTGGTCGGATGGCGACCCTCTGGACACCGACGACTTCGCCTTCTACTTCGAAGTGGGTAAAGCCAAGGGGATGGCCCTCAACAACCCCGACTACTGGGAACGGGTCAACCTGCGCGTCCGCGATAAGCAGAACATGACCGTTATCTTTGAGCCGGCCTACTACTACGACACCTACGGCTCGCCCATAGGCTATGCACCGGTGCACAAGATGGGCCCCGAGTGGGAGAAGGTCAAAGCGGCTGCCGCGCCCCTCAACCCCGACCGCGACGCCCAGCGCCTCAACGAGCTGTACCGCAACTTCTTCCAGCAGTTTAGCTCCAACCAGGCCATCAACGCCGGACGCATGGTCTACAGCGGCCCCTTCCGGGTGCAGCGCTGGGTTTCCAATAGCTCCATTGAGCTGGTTCGCAACCCCAACTTCAATGCCATCACTCCGCAAGGTGGGGCCAATAACTATGTCCAGCGCGTGATCTACCGCATCATCCAGAACACCAACTCGCTCCTGGTAGCCATTCTGGGCGGTGGCATCGACGCTACCTCGACTGTGGGCATCTCCGCCGACCAGGCCCGCAGCAAGCAGCTCACCAGCCGCGCTGCTGGACGCTTCGATATCTGGGCTATTCCGGGCGCCATCTGGGAGCACATCGATATCAACAAGTTCACCAACGTGCAAAAGGTGCGCGACCTGACCCTGGACGACAAGCGCACCCGCCAGGCCCTCTTGCACGCCATCAACCGCGATGCCTGGGTGCAGGCCTTCTTCGATGGGGCCGAGCCGGTGTCCCATACCTGGGTGGCTCCCTCCAACCCGCTTTTCAACCCCAACGTGAAGAAGTACGAGTACAACCCGGCCCGCGCCCGCGAACTGCTGGCCCAGGTGGGCTGGCGGCCCGGCCCCGACGGCATCCTGCAACGCACGGTGGATGGCCGCACGGTGCGCTTTGAGCTCGACTGGGTAACCACCGCTGGCAACGCCATCCGCGAGCGCACCCAGCAACTCTTCATCGAGCAGTGGCGCCAGGTGGGCATTGCGGTCAAGACTGCCAACGCCCCCAGCGCGGTGGTCTTTGCTGACGACTTCATCCAGCGGGCCGAGGAAGGCAAGTGGGTGTTCTTCATGTTTGCCTGGGTGAGCAGCCTGGCCGAAGACGGCAACCTCTTCCAGTTCAAAAACCTCAATACCGGGGCTCAGTTGGTGCCCAGCAAAGAAAATAACTACGCCGGCCAGAACATCGGCAACTGGCGCAACGACGAGTTCGACCGCCTGACCAGCCAGGGGGTGCTCGAGTTCGACGAGGCCCGCCGCAAGCAACTCTTCGCCCGCGCCCAGGAGATTTGGGCCGATGAACTCCCGGCTCTGCCCTTGCGCTTCCGCTCCAACTTCCTGGTGGTGCGCAACGGTCTGGTGAACTATGTAGCCTCGACCTATTCCGGTGGCAACGGCTACCCCGGTTGGAACGCCTGGGAGATTGGCTGGGCCAGCCGTGGGGCGGCCAAGCGCCACGACCAGGCCCAGGCAGGTGGTATCGCCATCAAGTAA